From the genome of Cytophagales bacterium WSM2-2:
AATCAGTAATCCCAATTCTAATTTTATTAAGGTGGTAAATGTTTCAACCGTTGAAGCTAGTGCGAAGAAAGGGATTGATGAATTTATTAAGACTTACTTTAATAAAGGAAAAGTATTGAAAGCTGGCATCACCAATAATGAAAGAACAGCTATAATACAAAAACTCTTTGTGTGGGAAATAGCCAGTAAAATAGATGATGAAACAGGGTATTTAGTAATATCAAGGTAGTAACGTTCAGTGGTAATGCTTCAGAAAAGCTGATGGTCTGTAAAGTCTTGAGAATCAGAAGAGGTGGTAATGCTTCAGAAAAGCTGATGGTTTGTAAAGCCCTGAAAATCAGTAGTGTATCAGAAAGTCATATTCTAAGAAATGATCTTCTAATGAATTGATTCTCAAGGACGAGGAAAGTTTGATAAAGTAATAACGGTAAGTCATTTGGCTTACCGTTTTCTTTTTGGTAGGCTAGCAGCCTAAAAACGAAGTTTTAAAACCCTTCGTGCTCCAAAAAGTCATATGGTAAAATGCAGGTATTGCTCTCAGCGATGTGTTAAAGCAGGTGTGAGAAACATAAGTATCAGGATGTACCGGTGTAAATCATGCAAGAAGTTATCAATTTGAATTTACGAACTCACCTGAAGCGATTGAGCAGAAAGACAATTTGTTTTTCTAAGAGCAAAGAGATGCCGGAGGCGTGCTTGAAAATTTACTTTTGGAATAGGCAACCTATCCTTTCCCCATAGCCTTCATTAGCTGCGCAAGTTTTTCCTCAAGAGCTTCAAGCCTTTTATCTACTACACCAATTTGACAATTGTAATAAGGACCTCCATTCACTGCACCTTGAGAGCTGTCGTAGTTATTTTGAATGTTATTAATAGTAGCTTCTTCATTGTAATCCCTGATCGCATCCACCGGTACATTCATGGCTTTCGCCAGTTGTTCGAGTAGTGCATGTTCTATCACCTCTTTCGATTCGAGCATTGATATTTTTTTCTGGTTCCAGTCGGAGCCTAACTGATCCGCCAGTGTTTCCTGTTTTATTTTCAGTATTTCACGCAAGCGTTTTACGTTGTGGCCTAAGTGCGTAGGTCTTGGATTGTCGGTGGTTGTCATGGTTACGAATAAGTCTTTAGCGTTTCAGAAACAGTAATGAGTACAAGTAATTAATGTCAGACTGAGCTGGTCGAAGTCATGGTCACAAATATAAGTTATTTGTCTTTTCAGAAACCTTTATGAGTATAGTGGTATAACCAATGATTGGTTGACATTTGGAATAAGATATCCGGCAAAAATGGATATGATATGCTTAAAAAAACTTTGGCAGGTTTTTGGTTAAAGAGTGGTTTTGGTTGACAGGACTTCTATATCAGGCTGTACTGCGGCAAGGATAGAAGTGGAAAGCCCACAGCGAGGAACGAGCGAGGACTTGTAACGGATAGCCTGGCCCGAGGCACGAGGGGCCGCCATGAACAACTACGGACTAGCGTGGATTACAGCTATAACATCCAGGGCAGGCTCACGTCAATTAACAACGCACAATTATCGAATGATGGTGTACTGAATAACGACACGAATGATTATTTCGGGATGGAGTTGTTCTACAACACGGCCGAGGCTTCATCGTTAGGTAACACGCCTTATTACAATGGGAATATCTCGGCCGTGAAGTGGAAAGGCCTTCGGAAAGTGGCCGTACTTTACCGGTTGTACGAGATCACCTTTTTGTAAGAGTCGCTGCGGATCTCCGTAGGATACTTGTCTTTGTCGTAAGTGATCAGTACTGCTGCATGGGTACTCGCGTCTGAGTTTACTTCCACGTAATTGTTCTTGGAGAAATAAGTATTTACGCGGAATACGTCATCACCCAGTTCCGGGAAATAGTAAGGATTGGGAGCATCGTCATACTTATAGTAGACTTTGCCTACCGGCAAAGAAGGCGTGCGATCAATGCTGGTGACGTTTCCATTGCCATCAAGTTCGCATCTGATTTCTGAGTAGAGTTGATTGCTGCCCTGGTAATATTTGATGTTAAGAGACAAAGATGCCTCCGTGACGATCCACCAGTCAGATAGGATCTTATTCGTTCCGGGCCACTGCTCGGAACGCGACACTTTGGTTTCGCCTGTAACCGAGTAGTCATATTCTTTTACCCATTGTCCGCCATTTCCCATAAATGAAATCCATTGACTCAGTCTGCCACTGCCGTCATAATGGAACTCATCGCTTTTGTAGCCGGATGTATAGCTGTGAAGAACTGGATCATAGTCATATGAGGTGATTTGTACCAGCTTGTCCTGGTTATAGATGAATTCACTCTTAGTTGATTTTTCATAAATATTGGCTGACGGATCGGAGTAATCGCGGACAAGGTATTCTTCGGTGGCAATCCGCTTGGCGGTGATCACTGGTTTTGCGGGAGCAACATCGTTATAAGAACAGCCAAAGAGGATTGCAGACAAAAGAACAGAGGAGACTTTTTTCATATGTTATGTATATATTAACCGTGCCTGAAAAGGCAATGTAAAACTAACGAAGTGGCAGGCCTTCAGGTTATGACAACTGTCTCAGTTAATATGAATTTTGTTGCCGGTGAGTATTCCAGCAGCTTTAAGCAGTAAGACTGGCGCCTGCTCTGTGATAAGGTCTCAGGAAACCTGGCAAGCTTTCCATGAATTTCGAAGCTATTTGATTTCCAGATTTATCATTCGGAGATTTGGGCGACAATGATATAATCTAATTACATATCCATGAAGCCAATCTTAAGCCTTGTTTTATTCTTGCTTGCTTTTCGATCTTTTGGGCAGGACACTTTGCAAACTTCTGTTAAAATATATCCGGTGTTGTGGCAACAAACGTCTGCCGAATACAGGGCGCTGTGTTACCAGGCATTCAACATTGCTACGTTACGCCTGAACGAAATAGCTAAAGAAAAACCGAAGGAAAAACTGGCCATAATCACTGACCTGGATGAAACCATCCTGGATAACAGCTATGCGGAAGCACAATTGATCAAGGAGAATAAGGAAATGAATAATATGGAGTGGAGAAAGTGGACGGCAAAATCTTTAGCTACCGCAGTTCCGGGGGCGGTGGAGTTTTTGCAGCTCGCAAAGAAAACAGGTGTTTCTATATTTTATGTCAGCAACCGGGATACCGGTGATGTGAACAATACACTGATCGACATGAAAAGGCTGCAACTGCCCGACGCGGATGTTAGCCACATGCTCTTCTTAAGCAATACGTCATCCAAGGAAGCCAGAAGACAGATTGTAGCCAAAAGTTATAATGTGATTATGTTACTCGGTGACAATCTGAATGACTTCACGACTGCCTTCGAGAAAAAACCTATAGCGGAGCGGTTTACCGAAACAGATAAAGTAAAAGATGAATGGGGCAGGAGGTTTATTGTTCTACCCAACAGTAATTATGGCGAGTGGGAAAACGCGTTGTATAAATACCAGCGCAATCTTTCCAAAAATCAGAAACAGGTTTTTTGGAAAGAGCTGTTGAAAGGGCATCGGTAGGGGTGAGGAAAGTAAAAATTGTCGACAAGAGATTAGCAATAACTCCGGGTTGCAACACCAATGAAACTTATTCTCGATTGCCAATGTTTTTCAGCGGGATTTAAAAACCCACCACAACAGTAACAGATGAAAACAAGAGCTTTAGGAAATAATGGATTAAATGTGTCAGCGTTGGGTTTAGGCTGTATGGGTTTAACCTTCGCGTATGGGAAGCCTACGAACGAAGCCGAAGCCATTGCGCTTCTGCAAAAAGCATATCACTCGGGTGTTACGTTCTTTGATACGGCTGAAGCTTATAGCCAGGGTGGCAATGAAGAGTTGTTGGGAAAAGCGTTGCAACCCTACCGCGATAAAATAGTAATCGCAACTAAATTCGGTTTCAAAGGCGGCAACTCTTCAAACGGAGTAGACAGCAGGCCTGAAAATATCCGTGCAGTAACGGAAGCAGCATTGAAGCGTTTGAAGACGGAAGTCATCGACTTACTTTACCAGCACCGACCCGACCCGAACGTACCGGTCGAAGATGTGGCGGGCACGGTGAAAGAGCTGATCAGGGAAGGAAAAGTAAAGCACTTCGGGCTCTCAGAGTCTGGTGCAGAAACGATTCGTAGAGCACACGTAGTCCAGCCAGTCGCGGCATTGCAGAGCGAGTACTCGCTATGGTGGCGTGAGCCGGAAAAAGAGATTCTTCCCGTACTGGAAGAACTGGGAATCGGGTTTGTTCCGTTTAGCCCGTTGGGAAGAGGGTTCCTGACAGGAGCTATCAATGAAAACACTAAGTTCGATAGCAATGACTTTAGAAATAATCTTCCCCGCTTTTCAGAAGAGAACAGGAAGGCAAATCAAACGGTAGTGGACTTACTGAAGACAATTGCTACAGAAAAGAATGCAACACCGGCACAAATTGCTTTGGCATGGTTGCTCGCACAAAAGCCTTGGATCATCCCCATTCCGGGAACTACCAAATTGAACCGCTTAGAAGAGAATATCGGGGCAGTGTCCATTGTTCTTACATCTGATGATCTGAAAAAAATAGAAGTTGCAGCCTCTAAAATTGCCGTGCAGGGTGGCAGGTATCCTGAGCATCTGCAGAAGATGGTGGGTAAGTGATAAAAGGGGTTGATTCATTGAAAGAGCGCATATTCGCGACATTTTAGTTTTTTACATGATAAAGAACTGGCTGACAATTGAGAAAATGAAACTGGAACACCGTAAACAGAAGGTTGTTCCTATTTCTCATTTCTTGGTCAGGCTGGGACGATACGGAGTGTTTGCACTTGTTCTAATTAGCATATCCGTTCTAATTGGAACGATCGGCTATCACCGTGTCGGACACCTCAGATGGATTGACAGCTTTCACATGGCTTGCATGATATTAACGGGGATGGGACCGGTTGCTGAGATGAAGTCTGATAGCGCAAAGTTATTTTCATCATTCTATGCTCTTTACAGTGGAGTGGCATTTCTGAGTATTACTGCAGTTATATTCGCGCCAATCATCCATCGGCTTCTGCACATACTACACGTTCAGGACGAGAACGAAAAGACGACCTGAAGAGAAATTAAGATTGTATCAAGAGAAACAAATCTCATAGTATTTGAGAGGTAAGTACTATAGCTGAAGAAGCAAATCACGGTATTTTAGCAATAGGATTCTACTCAAATAGAAATACTGCTTATGCGTTGCTTCAGACAAATTTTGTCAACGGTTGTGTTGATATTAACCGCTGTATTAAATCTATGTGCGCAGTCCCCGGCCGAAGCGTTCAACAAGTCTTACCAGGATTTTAAGAGTATAAAAAGCCTGGTGTTTAATGCCACGCTGAAAACGTTTGGGAAAAGAGCCGGCAAAACAGTTGACGTTGATGGCCGGTTTGGGCTAATGAAAAATGGACTTGAACTCCGGAAATTTAGACATGTATCTACATTGGATGTCACCTTCGTGAACATGATTTTTTTTGAAGAAGTAGTTTACAATGGCGACACTTTTTATTCTTATAATTTTGAAAAGAGGAGATACGAAAACAAGGGAAAACTGTATGCTGAATATCAAGGTAAAAGAAAAACCAGGACTGTAATTTTCATTTATTCAGACCTCGTAGAACTGTACCAGGAGTTTGAAGATAAGAAGAACTCTATTGTCTACTCTGCTGATTCCATTGGATACAACCTCCGGATTCCGGTGAACCGGGACAAGGGACAGGCCATCATGTATTTCAAAGAGGGCAGTGTGTTACCTTACCAGGTGATTGAGTATGATAGGCCGGGCAACGCGAATGATTATGCGACCCTTACATTGGCTAATGTAAGACTTAACCTGAATTTTCCTGAGAACTACTTTGATGTACCCAGCACCAATGGAGCGGTTGAGTATAAGAATACAACTGAGACAATGACTATGCCAATGCCCGTTGATGCCAAGAATGCAGACTTACTAGCAATCAATACAACAGCGCCTGTATGGGAAGTCACCGGGCAGGATGGTGTAACAATAAAATCGAGTGAATACCGGGGCAAAGTTGTGATCATGGATTTTTGGGCTACGTGGTGTGTGCCCTGTGCGAAGGCGATGCCAGCGCTACAGCGTATTCATGAAACGTATAAGGACGTGGTAGTACTCGGGTTCAATGAGGAAGAAACTGCAGTTGATCTCGATGAGTATAAAGCCAGGAAGAAGCTGGGTTACACACTCCTTCCATCTTCGAGAAAGATCGGTAGCGACTACAAAGTAAATTCCCTTCCCACTATTTACATAGTAGACAAACACGGGAAGATCATTTATGCTTCCGTTGGGTATATCGAGGGAGAGGACGACACACTGATTTCTATGATTGAAATGGCACTCAAATGACAGGTATAATAAACATAGAGACATTCCTGCTGGCTGCGATGGTGGTGATCACTACACCGGGAATTGACACCATCATGGTTTTAACGCGAAGTATTTCAAAAGGCAAAAAGGCAGGACTTTATTCTTCTTTAGGCGTAAGCCTTGGCCTTATTTTTCATACCTGTGCGGTGACTTTGGGGCTTTCCCTGGTTATTGCAAAATCAGCAATTGCTTTTAGCGCGATCAAATATATAGGAGCCGCGTACTTGATCTATATCGGTTTGAAGTCGCTGCTGAGTAAAAGCGAACAAACGGAGATAACGACAACAGAAATAAAAATTAATGGAATGGGAAAGATGTTCCTGACTGCTTTGTTAAGCGATGTTCTGAACCCCAAGATTGCCATATTCTTCCTGGCTTTTTTGCCCCAGTTCATAAAGTCATCGGAAATCAATAACCCTGTTCCTTACTTTTTGCTCGGACTCATTATGTTCTTCATGACACTGGCGTGGTGTTCATTCCTGGCGATCATGGGAAGCAAAATTTCGACACTCTTTAATAAAAACAAGAAAGCCGAATACTGGCTGAATAAAACATCCGGGATCGTTTTCATTCTGCTGGGCTTGAAAGTAGCGTTGGTAAAAAAATAAGAGATATTTCGATGCAACGATTGTTAGTCATAGTCAATAAGAATAAACGCGGACCGGGTTATTCTATTTTGATTTTAAATCCTGCGCGCTGAAGAGCTTGAAGTATTGATTCAAACTCGCTATCCAATACTTCCCGTATCTGCTTTGAGTTTTTAAAAGTCACTTTTGCGCCTTCTTCGACAAGACTCTTTGTTTTTTCAAAAAGTGCAATTTCTGAAAAGCAATCATTGAACCCGTGCGAGTCTCGTCCGAAGTATCCGCGATACCCAAAAAATGATTCGCCCAGCAGGCAATAGAAACCAAGTCGTGAATTGACCTGGCTGCCGTCAACAATATAATTGAACGCTTTGATTTGCTGATCGGGGAGGCCTCTCCAAGCGAGGCAGGCATCCAGCCATTCGTTCTTTTCGTTTTCAGATAATGGTCGCCAGTCGAGTGAGCTTTTACGTAGCCTCCATTGCTCAAGAATATATTCACTGGTCATTTCCTGATGATCGAAATTCATACGTGCACTATTTTACGTTGCAAGACACTCACTAGTTTTTCAGCAAGTTTGGTATTGAATCCCGTAACGGAATAAGACGTTGTTTTATGGGCCGTGCCTGCAGGCGAAAGGGATAAAGGCGTTCCGGGCTCCCATTCAGGCCATGACGCAGGCGGATCGTAAATGGCACCATAAGAGTCTTCGAGCACGAGGTGTATCTTATTATCTTTTACTATGCGCACCATGAGTTTATTCACATATAAACTTCCCTTGCCTACATATTCTTTGAAAAAGAAATAGTCGAACAAAAAGGGTTCTGTTATAGTCTTCCTTTCCTGGGGATCCAGGACGGTAACTGAAAGAGTGTTATCAGGTTTGCGCACTACCGTCAATTCAAAATCCGATCCAGTCCGGGCCATGAATGCCCAGGCCGCGAAGAACACACAACCACCTGCCGAAATGTATAAGGTAAGTCTCAGGCCAAAAGAATCCTGGTCCATTACCGCGAAGGTGAAAACAATTGCTGTGACTGCACATACTAAAGCCATGCCCAGCAAGATTCCAAAAGTCACGCTGGCCTGGCGTCTCATCACTTTGCCTGTTAATAAAGCGCTCATTAAATTCTTCTTGGAGAGCAAAAATAAAAGGATATACGTGATCTCGTCTGTTCTTCTTAGTAAAGAACCAAATGTTATAGTTTATGCAACATTTTTTGAGTTCTAACAATGGCGTTAGTCACATGTCCTCAAGATTACTTTTGCGCTTTTGTTTCAGTTGCTTGTAAAAGGAAGGCGAGAGGCCTGTCACTTTTTTAAACTGGTTGGAGAGGTGGGCTACACTGCTATAATGGAGCTTGTATGAAATCTCGGTAAGGTTGAGCTCGTCATACAGCAATAATTCCTTTACTCTTTCAATTTTATTGATAATGATATACTGTTGGATCGTGATCCCTTTCACTTCCGAAAATATATTCGAGAGATAAGTGTAGTCATACTTTAGCTTCTCGCTGATAAACTCAGAATAGTTGATCACAGGTATTTCATCAGAATAATGGATCAATTCCGTAATTGCATTCTTGATCTTCTCCACTAAAATGCTTCGTTTGTCATCCAGTAGCTCTAGTCCCGACTTGAGAAGGTTGATTTTTAACTGATCTCGCTGCGCCTGGGTCATGTCTTCCAGTATTTCTACCATGCCAAGGTCGAGTACTACATATTTCAGCCCCAGTTTTCTCAACTCTTCTTTCACCATCATTTTGCAGCGCAAGCTCACCATGTATTTGATGTAAAGCTTCATGGCAGTCTTTGTTCAGTATAAACAGACAGATAAATCAGTGATTGATATAACATTTTACCAGAGATATGTAAAGCTACCATGAATTAACCAGATCACTTTTGCATCGGTTGGATATTATCCTGCTGCTGTTGAATTGCATTATAATCCAATGAAAGATGAGAAGAGAAATAAACGATGATAACCTTTATAAAGAAGGTACCATAGTAAGTGCTAAGGTCGATCCTTCACGAAAACTGGTTATTATGAGATACCGCCAGCGGATATACTACTGTGCAGTAGTAGACCATCCTGATCAAAATGACTACGCCTATTTTGAAAAAGAATTGATACCACCCACTATCGCGGATAACGTTGTTCAATACTCACCGGTGCCCGCGGCTCCTCTCACTGGGGAAAATTTTGTATTCAAAAGAGCAGAGTGATAAAAAGCAGACGTGTCTAAACAGAGAATGACAGCCAGGCTATTGAAGATAGCATCAAGATTCATGCTTCTGATAGTTACGGAGGTAAAGAATAGAGGCAAAATATGAAAAGACTTGAATTTGAACCAACAAAAAAGACCGCCTCAATCAAGAGAGCGGTCTTTTCATAATGTTATAGGAAAACCTTAGTCGATTATTCGGGTAACATTTACGGCATTCATTCCTTTTCTGCCTCTTTCTTCTTCGTACTCTACTTTATCGTTCTCCTGGATCTCGTCAACAAGACCTGAAGTGTGAACGAAAATGTCAGCGCCTGAGTTTGAGGGTGTAATGAAACCAAAACCTTTGGCTACATTGAAAAACTTAACTGTTCCTTGCATTGTTTATTATTAAAATTAAAAATTGATTGTCAAAGGGTAATGAAATATTCTTGCCGTCAGCCACAGGGCATAATTGACTTATCTATGACCAGTGTTAATTAAGGTAATGTGTAAACAGAAGAAACTGAAAG
Proteins encoded in this window:
- a CDS encoding aldehyde oxidase, whose amino-acid sequence is MKTRALGNNGLNVSALGLGCMGLTFAYGKPTNEAEAIALLQKAYHSGVTFFDTAEAYSQGGNEELLGKALQPYRDKIVIATKFGFKGGNSSNGVDSRPENIRAVTEAALKRLKTEVIDLLYQHRPDPNVPVEDVAGTVKELIREGKVKHFGLSESGAETIRRAHVVQPVAALQSEYSLWWREPEKEILPVLEELGIGFVPFSPLGRGFLTGAINENTKFDSNDFRNNLPRFSEENRKANQTVVDLLKTIATEKNATPAQIALAWLLAQKPWIIPIPGTTKLNRLEENIGAVSIVLTSDDLKKIEVAASKIAVQGGRYPEHLQKMVGK
- a CDS encoding lysine transporter LysE; protein product: MTGIINIETFLLAAMVVITTPGIDTIMVLTRSISKGKKAGLYSSLGVSLGLIFHTCAVTLGLSLVIAKSAIAFSAIKYIGAAYLIYIGLKSLLSKSEQTEITTTEIKINGMGKMFLTALLSDVLNPKIAIFFLAFLPQFIKSSEINNPVPYFLLGLIMFFMTLAWCSFLAIMGSKISTLFNKNKKAEYWLNKTSGIVFILLGLKVALVKK
- a CDS encoding 5'-nucleotidase; translated protein: MKPILSLVLFLLAFRSFGQDTLQTSVKIYPVLWQQTSAEYRALCYQAFNIATLRLNEIAKEKPKEKLAIITDLDETILDNSYAEAQLIKENKEMNNMEWRKWTAKSLATAVPGAVEFLQLAKKTGVSIFYVSNRDTGDVNNTLIDMKRLQLPDADVSHMLFLSNTSSKEARRQIVAKSYNVIMLLGDNLNDFTTAFEKKPIAERFTETDKVKDEWGRRFIVLPNSNYGEWENALYKYQRNLSKNQKQVFWKELLKGHR
- a CDS encoding cold-shock protein, which codes for MQGTVKFFNVAKGFGFITPSNSGADIFVHTSGLVDEIQENDKVEYEEERGRKGMNAVNVTRIID